Proteins encoded in a region of the Flavobacterium sp. MDT1-60 genome:
- the queG gene encoding tRNA epoxyqueuosine(34) reductase QueG: protein MTINSKEIYSKFIKSEAKRLGFLSCGISKAGFLEQEAPRLEKWLNNNQNGQMAYMENHFDKRLDPTILVDDAKSVVSLLLNYYPAEVQNKESFKISKYAYGQDYHFVIKEKLKEFLHSIQENIGEVSGRAFVDSAPVLDKAWAAKSGLGWIGKNSNLLTQKVGSFYFIAELILDLDLEYDHATTDHCGSCTACIDACPTQAIVAPYVVDGSKCISYYTIELKENIPYEMKGKFDEWMFGCDTCQDVCPWNRFSKPHSEPLFNPNPELLAFSKKDWIEITEETFKTVFKNSPIKRTKFDGLKRNVSFLE from the coding sequence ATGACAATCAATTCTAAAGAAATATATTCGAAATTTATAAAATCTGAAGCAAAACGACTTGGGTTTCTTTCATGTGGGATATCTAAAGCTGGATTTCTTGAACAAGAAGCGCCCCGACTTGAAAAATGGCTAAATAATAATCAAAATGGCCAAATGGCTTATATGGAAAACCATTTTGATAAGCGATTAGATCCGACCATATTAGTTGATGATGCTAAAAGTGTAGTTTCACTTTTACTAAATTACTATCCTGCGGAAGTACAAAATAAGGAAAGTTTTAAGATTTCTAAATATGCTTATGGTCAGGATTATCATTTTGTAATCAAAGAAAAATTAAAAGAATTTCTTCATTCTATTCAAGAGAACATCGGTGAGGTTTCGGGCCGGGCTTTTGTTGACTCTGCACCCGTGTTAGATAAAGCGTGGGCTGCTAAAAGCGGATTAGGCTGGATTGGTAAAAACAGCAACCTGCTAACTCAAAAAGTAGGTTCTTTTTATTTTATCGCAGAGCTTATTCTTGATTTAGATCTAGAATATGATCACGCTACCACAGATCATTGTGGTTCCTGTACTGCCTGTATTGATGCTTGTCCTACACAGGCGATTGTTGCTCCCTATGTTGTTGATGGAAGTAAATGTATTTCCTATTACACCATTGAGCTAAAAGAGAATATTCCTTATGAAATGAAAGGGAAGTTCGATGAATGGATGTTTGGTTGTGACACTTGTCAGGATGTATGTCCATGGAATCGTTTCTCAAAACCACATTCAGAACCTTTATTTAATCCAAATCCCGAATTGCTCGCTTTTTCAAAAAAAGATTGGATTGAAATAACGGAAGAAACTTTTAAAACAGTTTTTAAAAATTCTCCAATTAAACGAACCAAGTTCGATGGCTTAAAACGCAATGTTAGCTTTTTAGAATAA
- a CDS encoding cytochrome P450, giving the protein MSENKKYSYPNKLPIFRFFLDAEGVRRNPIPFHKKYFDTFGDSFSLKIGLSKHLILSRDNEIAQYILQKNQKNYYKSKFQSVYLSKYLGKGLLTLDGDLWLKQRRLIQPAFHKQKMNQLVENMNKTIISELDVLVEDKSIDLFPVMSQLAFNVVAKSLFELSISEEKLNRIKVIIEEVQNFLIKEIRLPHKAWWFSATGQVQKHLKLAEENNGIIREIIEERISSNAETNDLLDMLLETRYEDTGEGMSVKQLIDEIKVLFIAGHETTANALTFTLHLLGKNPEIQQKVFNEIIEIESATENVVEQLQKMTYTNAVLNEAMRLYPPAWITDRQNVEDDYIGSYHLKKGTLIGVSFYELHRNSKYWENPNEFIPERFLGEQKKRSMQYFYPFGAGPRMCIGAGFAIYEMCLTISYIVKKYTIRSVNLDIKLNPLITLKPVGVEVIFSKR; this is encoded by the coding sequence ATGTCTGAAAATAAAAAATATAGTTACCCCAATAAGCTTCCAATTTTCAGATTTTTTTTGGATGCTGAAGGAGTGCGCAGAAATCCTATTCCATTTCATAAAAAGTACTTTGATACATTTGGAGATTCTTTTTCTCTTAAAATTGGATTATCAAAGCATTTAATTTTGTCAAGAGATAATGAAATTGCACAATATATTTTACAAAAAAATCAGAAGAATTATTATAAATCAAAGTTTCAGTCGGTTTATCTTTCTAAATATTTAGGAAAAGGACTTTTGACTCTTGACGGTGATTTATGGCTGAAGCAAAGAAGACTTATTCAACCTGCTTTTCATAAACAAAAGATGAATCAGTTGGTTGAGAACATGAATAAGACTATTATTTCTGAATTAGATGTTTTAGTCGAAGATAAATCAATTGATCTTTTTCCTGTAATGAGCCAATTGGCATTTAATGTTGTGGCTAAATCTTTATTTGAGCTTTCAATTTCGGAAGAAAAATTAAATCGTATAAAAGTTATTATAGAAGAAGTTCAGAATTTCTTAATCAAAGAAATAAGACTTCCTCATAAAGCATGGTGGTTTTCTGCAACTGGCCAGGTTCAAAAACATCTTAAATTGGCAGAAGAAAATAATGGCATTATTAGAGAAATTATTGAAGAGAGAATTTCTTCAAATGCAGAGACTAACGATCTACTCGATATGCTTTTAGAGACCCGTTATGAAGATACAGGTGAAGGAATGTCTGTAAAGCAATTAATAGATGAAATTAAAGTGCTCTTTATTGCCGGACATGAGACAACTGCAAATGCATTAACTTTCACGCTTCATCTTCTGGGAAAAAACCCTGAAATACAACAGAAGGTTTTTAATGAAATTATTGAAATTGAATCAGCAACTGAAAATGTAGTTGAACAACTTCAAAAAATGACTTATACAAATGCGGTTTTAAATGAAGCTATGCGTTTGTATCCTCCGGCATGGATTACAGACAGACAAAATGTCGAAGATGATTACATTGGATCATATCATTTGAAAAAAGGCACTTTAATTGGAGTTTCTTTTTATGAATTGCATAGAAATTCTAAATATTGGGAAAATCCAAATGAATTTATACCTGAAAGATTTTTGGGAGAACAAAAGAAACGTTCAATGCAGTATTTTTATCCTTTTGGTGCCGGACCAAGAATGTGTATTGGTGCTGGATTTGCTATTTATGAGATGTGTCTGACCATTTCTTATATTGTAAAAAAATATACAATTAGATCTGTTAATTTGGATATTAAGCTCAATCCATTAATTACATTGAAACCTGTCGGAGTGGAAGTTATATTCTCTAAAAGATGA
- the ruvB gene encoding Holliday junction branch migration DNA helicase RuvB, producing the protein MNENLDPTTKGYNPEELDLEKRLRPLSFDDFAGQDQVLENLKVFVAAANQRGEALDHTLFHGPPGLGKTTLANILANELEVGIKITSGPVLDKPGDLAGLLTNLDERDVLFIDEIHRLSPIVEEYLYSAMEDFKIDIMIESGPNARTVQINLNPFTLIGATTRSGLLTAPMRARFGISSRLQYYTTELLTTIVERSSSILKMPISLDAAIEIAGRSRGTPRIANALLRRVRDFAQIKGNGTIDLEIARYALKALNVDAHGLDEMDNKILLTIINKFKGGPVGLSTLATAVSESSETIEEVYEPFLIQEGFIMRTPRGREVTDKAYKHLGKINTNIQGGLF; encoded by the coding sequence ATGAATGAAAACTTAGATCCCACCACAAAAGGATACAATCCGGAAGAACTTGATCTTGAAAAAAGATTACGTCCGCTGTCATTTGATGACTTTGCCGGACAGGATCAGGTTTTAGAAAACTTAAAGGTTTTTGTTGCCGCCGCTAATCAACGTGGTGAGGCGCTAGATCATACTCTTTTTCATGGACCTCCGGGATTAGGAAAAACTACTTTGGCAAATATTCTGGCCAATGAGCTGGAGGTGGGAATTAAAATCACATCGGGGCCAGTATTGGATAAACCGGGTGATTTGGCAGGTTTACTTACTAATCTTGACGAAAGAGACGTTCTGTTTATTGATGAGATTCATCGTTTGAGTCCTATTGTTGAAGAATATTTGTATTCGGCGATGGAAGATTTTAAAATAGATATTATGATTGAATCGGGGCCAAATGCCAGAACGGTGCAAATCAATCTGAATCCTTTTACTCTTATAGGTGCTACAACGCGTTCGGGATTGTTAACCGCTCCAATGCGGGCCCGTTTCGGAATTTCATCACGTTTACAATATTATACTACTGAACTTTTGACCACTATTGTCGAAAGAAGTTCTTCAATTTTGAAAATGCCAATTTCATTAGATGCCGCTATCGAAATAGCCGGCAGAAGCCGTGGTACACCTCGTATTGCGAATGCATTGCTGCGCAGAGTGCGCGATTTTGCACAAATAAAAGGAAATGGAACGATTGACCTTGAAATTGCACGTTATGCCTTAAAAGCACTAAATGTCGATGCACACGGATTGGATGAAATGGATAATAAAATTCTGTTGACAATCATTAATAAATTTAAAGGAGGACCGGTAGGACTTTCAACTTTGGCAACCGCTGTCTCTGAGAGCAGTGAGACGATTGAGGAAGTTTACGAGCCCTTTTTAATTCAGGAAGGATTTATTATGCGAACTCCGCGTGGACGAGAAGTTACGGACAAAGCTTATAAACATTTAGGAAAAATAAACACCAATATTCAGGGCGGCTTATTTTAA
- a CDS encoding RNA polymerase sigma factor yields MIKKEQFNNIYDKHYSKVFRLCKGYFCGDIALASDATQEIFIKVWENLDTFRNESSISTWIYRIAVNTCLLYLRKSSSKKEIRTDILPQVISETYSVEKEEQLQQMYQCIQKLEETNKMIILMTLDGIEYPEIAQVIGLTEETLRVRIHRIKKSLTQCVQNENI; encoded by the coding sequence GTGATCAAAAAAGAACAATTTAACAATATATACGACAAACATTACAGCAAGGTTTTTCGTTTATGCAAAGGTTACTTTTGTGGAGATATAGCATTAGCTTCTGATGCCACTCAGGAAATTTTTATTAAAGTATGGGAGAATTTAGATACATTCCGAAACGAATCGAGTATTAGTACATGGATTTATAGAATAGCGGTAAACACTTGTCTTCTTTATTTGCGAAAATCATCTTCCAAAAAAGAAATTAGAACGGATATTCTTCCTCAGGTTATTTCAGAAACTTATTCAGTAGAAAAAGAAGAGCAGCTTCAGCAGATGTACCAATGCATACAAAAACTCGAAGAAACAAACAAAATGATCATTCTGATGACTTTAGACGGCATAGAATATCCGGAAATAGCTCAAGTAATCGGGTTAACCGAAGAAACACTTCGCGTCAGAATCCATCGAATTAAAAAAAGTTTAACTCAATGTGTACAAAATGAAAACATTTGA
- a CDS encoding alpha/beta fold hydrolase, giving the protein MKTKSILIIVFMLLISKSVFSQTAFKVNVKGKGAPVLLFPGFGCTGEVWNETVAELSKNYECHIFTFAGFGNVPPIENPWLSTIKNQVISYVKTNKIKNATLIGHSLGGTLSLWLASTETDLFKKVILVDALPATAALMIPNYKGDVIPYDNPQSKMMLDMNQNAFDTMNSQSISYMCLNKEKQKTISEWMKIADRKTYVYGYIDMLNLDLRKEIAKIKIPVVILAATNPDLNTVQKTYKTQYENLPSVKIYYAANSAHFVMYDQPEWFMEKVKSEMQ; this is encoded by the coding sequence ATGAAAACTAAATCAATTCTAATTATCGTATTCATGCTTCTTATTTCAAAATCTGTTTTTTCTCAAACTGCATTTAAGGTAAATGTTAAAGGAAAAGGGGCTCCGGTTTTATTATTCCCGGGTTTTGGTTGTACCGGTGAAGTATGGAATGAAACTGTAGCTGAGCTCTCTAAAAATTATGAATGCCACATTTTTACTTTCGCGGGATTTGGCAACGTTCCGCCAATTGAAAATCCCTGGCTTTCTACAATTAAGAACCAAGTTATCTCTTATGTTAAAACGAATAAAATAAAAAATGCAACATTAATTGGTCATAGTTTAGGAGGAACTTTAAGTTTGTGGCTGGCTTCAACAGAAACGGATCTATTCAAAAAAGTAATTTTAGTTGATGCATTGCCTGCGACCGCAGCTCTGATGATCCCAAATTACAAAGGAGATGTAATTCCTTATGATAATCCACAAAGTAAAATGATGCTGGACATGAATCAAAATGCATTTGACACAATGAATTCCCAGTCTATCTCTTATATGTGTTTAAACAAAGAAAAGCAAAAGACAATTAGCGAATGGATGAAAATTGCTGATAGAAAGACCTATGTTTATGGTTATATTGATATGCTAAATTTAGATTTGCGTAAAGAAATTGCCAAAATTAAAATTCCGGTCGTAATTTTAGCAGCAACAAATCCGGATCTTAATACCGTGCAAAAAACATATAAAACGCAATATGAAAATCTGCCGTCTGTTAAAATTTATTATGCGGCAAACTCGGCTCATTTTGTAATGTACGATCAGCCGGAGTGGTTCATGGAAAAAGTAAAGTCAGAAATGCAATAA
- a CDS encoding cbb3-type cytochrome c oxidase subunit I: MSAEAHGHDHGHDHGHDHEHEHHHKDTFITKYIFSIDHKMIAKQYLITGIIMGIIGIAMSLLFRMQLAWPEESFKIFNVLLGDKFAPDGVMANDIYLALVTIHGTIMVFFVLTAGLSGTFSNLLIPLQIGARDMASGFMNMISYWLFFLSAVIMLSSLFVEAGPASAGWTIYPPLSALPQAIPGSGTGMTLWLVSMAIFIASSLMGSLNYIVTVINLRTKGMSMTRLPLTIWTFFVTAIIGVISFPVLLSAALLLIFDRSFGTSFFLSDIYIAGEVLHYQGGSPVLFEHLFWFLGHPEVYIVILPAMGLVSEIMATNSRKPIFGYRAMIMSVLAIAFLSTIVWGHHMFISGMNPFLGSVFTFTTLLIAIPSAVKAFNWITTLWKGNLQFNPAMLFSIGMVSTFITGGLTGIILGDSTLDINVHDTYFVIAHFHLVMGISALYGMFAGIYHWFPKMYGRMLNKNLGYIHFWVTAVCAYGVFFPMHFIGLAGLPRRYYTNTNFPLFDDLQNVNVLITTFALVGGAFQLVFLYNFFSSIFYGKKAVQNPWKSTTLEWTTPVEHIHGNWPGEIPHVYRWPYDYSNPNHDVDFVPQNVPMKEGEEVLHH; encoded by the coding sequence ATGTCAGCAGAAGCGCACGGTCACGATCACGGTCACGATCACGGACACGATCACGAGCACGAACATCATCATAAAGACACGTTCATTACTAAGTATATCTTTAGTATTGATCACAAAATGATTGCTAAGCAATATTTAATTACCGGTATTATTATGGGTATAATTGGTATTGCAATGTCTTTGCTTTTCAGAATGCAATTAGCATGGCCAGAGGAGTCTTTCAAAATATTTAATGTTTTATTAGGAGATAAATTTGCACCTGATGGTGTAATGGCGAATGATATCTACTTGGCTTTGGTTACAATTCACGGTACTATCATGGTATTCTTTGTGCTGACAGCAGGTTTAAGTGGAACCTTTAGTAATTTACTTATTCCTCTTCAAATTGGAGCTAGAGATATGGCTTCCGGATTTATGAATATGATTTCATATTGGTTGTTTTTCTTATCTGCTGTAATAATGTTAAGTTCATTATTTGTTGAAGCCGGACCAGCTTCTGCAGGTTGGACAATTTATCCACCATTAAGTGCTTTACCACAAGCAATTCCAGGATCTGGAACAGGTATGACTTTATGGTTAGTTTCGATGGCGATCTTTATTGCATCTTCTTTAATGGGATCTTTAAATTACATCGTTACTGTAATCAACTTAAGAACTAAAGGGATGTCTATGACTAGACTTCCACTTACTATCTGGACATTTTTTGTAACAGCTATTATTGGTGTTATTTCTTTTCCAGTATTATTATCTGCTGCATTATTATTGATTTTTGATAGAAGTTTTGGTACTTCATTCTTCTTGTCTGATATTTATATTGCAGGAGAGGTTTTACACTATCAAGGTGGTTCTCCGGTATTGTTCGAACATTTATTCTGGTTCTTAGGACACCCTGAGGTATATATTGTAATTTTACCAGCAATGGGTCTTGTTTCTGAAATTATGGCTACGAACTCTCGTAAACCAATCTTTGGATACAGAGCGATGATTATGTCAGTTCTTGCAATTGCATTCTTATCGACAATTGTTTGGGGTCACCATATGTTTATTTCAGGTATGAATCCTTTCTTAGGATCGGTATTTACTTTTACTACATTATTGATTGCAATTCCATCTGCTGTAAAAGCGTTTAACTGGATTACAACTTTATGGAAAGGTAACTTACAATTCAACCCTGCAATGTTATTCTCTATCGGAATGGTTTCTACTTTCATCACTGGAGGTTTAACTGGAATCATTTTAGGAGATAGTACTTTAGATATTAATGTTCACGATACTTACTTTGTAATTGCTCACTTTCACTTAGTAATGGGTATCTCTGCACTTTACGGAATGTTTGCTGGTATCTACCACTGGTTCCCTAAAATGTACGGAAGAATGTTGAATAAAAATTTAGGTTATATTCACTTTTGGGTAACAGCAGTTTGTGCTTACGGAGTATTTTTCCCAATGCACTTTATTGGATTAGCTGGTTTACCAAGACGTTATTATACAAATACAAACTTCCCATTATTTGATGATTTGCAAAATGTGAATGTTTTAATTACAACATTTGCTCTTGTGGGTGGTGCGTTCCAATTAGTATTCTTATACAACTTCTTTAGCAGTATATTCTACGGTAAGAAAGCTGTTCAGAATCCATGGAAATCGACAACATTAGAGTGGACAACTCCAGTAGAACATATTCACGGTAACTGGCCAGGTGAAATTCCTCATGTATACCGTTGGCCATATGACTACAGTAACCCAAATCATGATGTAGATTTTGTACCGCAAAATGTACCAATGAAAGAAGGTGAAGAAGTTTTACACCACTAA